One window from the genome of Synergistetes bacterium HGW-Synergistetes-1 encodes:
- the rsmI gene encoding 16S rRNA (cytidine(1402)-2'-O)-methyltransferase → MPLIVVPTPIGNLEDMTIRGLRALREADIIACEDTRHTLKLLNHYEIKKPLISYHKFNETERLETLLKRIREGETVALVSDAGTPGISDPGMILIQAVIEKGLPMDVLPGANALLPAILLSGMGMDSFTFIGFLDGKKEDKKSRLEELRHNMQTLVFYMAPHKLLKELELMGNILGDRPAVLVKEISKVHQESIRGTLLTFKDIISEDKIRGEFVCIVEGAKDTVSVIDDGVWMDEVLIMCKAGESTKNVANLLSIKYCIPRNRIKRYIFENCTGEVV, encoded by the coding sequence ATGCCCCTTATAGTTGTCCCGACACCGATAGGCAATCTGGAAGACATGACAATAAGAGGCCTCAGGGCACTTCGCGAGGCGGACATTATCGCATGCGAGGATACCAGGCACACACTGAAGCTGCTGAACCATTACGAGATAAAGAAACCCCTCATCTCATACCATAAGTTCAACGAGACGGAGAGGCTTGAGACCCTGCTTAAACGAATACGGGAGGGTGAGACCGTGGCACTGGTATCAGACGCCGGTACCCCTGGAATATCAGACCCTGGGATGATACTGATACAGGCCGTCATCGAAAAGGGGCTTCCAATGGATGTGCTGCCCGGTGCAAACGCGCTCCTTCCGGCGATACTGCTTTCAGGGATGGGGATGGACTCATTTACCTTTATAGGCTTCCTGGACGGAAAGAAAGAAGATAAAAAATCCAGGCTTGAAGAGCTCAGGCACAACATGCAGACCCTCGTTTTCTACATGGCTCCGCACAAACTCCTTAAAGAATTAGAATTGATGGGGAATATACTCGGAGACAGACCTGCGGTACTTGTCAAAGAGATAAGCAAGGTGCATCAGGAATCGATCCGCGGCACTCTTTTGACATTCAAAGATATCATCAGCGAGGACAAGATACGGGGAGAGTTTGTCTGCATAGTCGAGGGAGCAAAAGATACAGTTTCTGTTATTGATGATGGCGTCTGGATGGATGAGGTGCTCATAATGTGCAAAGCGGGCGAATCGACAAAAAATGTTGCAAACTTGCTCTCAATAAAGTATTGTATCCCACGAAACAGAATAAAACGGTATATTTTTGAGAACTGTACCGGGGAGGTAGTATAA
- a CDS encoding methionine--tRNA ligase has protein sequence MSKENFYITTPIYYVNDVPHIGHAYTTIAADVLARWHKSGGENTWFLTGTDEHGQKIQTVAEKRGITPKELCDEVVLNFQRLWGVLNISNDDFIRTTEPRHEKVVQEIFKRLMANGDIYKGEYEGWYCVPCETYVPEAQMGEGNTCPDCHRPLTKMTEETYFFKLSKYAEPLLKYYEENPEAIMPRSRYNEIISFIKSGLRDQSVSRTTLDWGIPLPGDEKHVIYVWFDALINYLSALNFPEEGGLWQTYWPAVRHLVGKDIIRFHCVIWPAMLLALGVNPPVRVFAHGWWTVEGEKMSKSVGNVVDPFEMADLYGVDAFRYFVLREVPFGNDGDFSENAMVHRINSDLANDLGNLLSRSLQMIEKFRGGELPKNFKSEDIDKEIEYLANKTVKDMETFMDRFAFDEALKALWAFISRSNKYIDETQPWKLGKDGEIERLDAVLRTLWESLRLSAVLAAPFMPETSARIWEQLGLTESPLDRGRASWSWCGTESPVTVKKGSILFPRIDIDKWKIEKEARDLEKRAAADPTAFYNFDDHEAEIGIEDFSKLEFRVALVEKVDVVPKADKLYILSLDLGYEKRTIVSSIREFFKPEELEGKKIVVLCNLKPAKFRGVPSNGMLLAAESPDTRKESLTLLTVMDDSIPIGSRVH, from the coding sequence ATGTCCAAAGAAAATTTCTATATCACCACACCGATCTACTATGTCAACGATGTTCCCCATATCGGGCACGCCTACACGACCATAGCGGCTGACGTCCTGGCCCGCTGGCACAAGTCCGGGGGAGAAAATACCTGGTTTCTTACCGGCACCGATGAACATGGTCAGAAGATCCAGACAGTCGCTGAGAAAAGAGGCATCACGCCAAAAGAGCTTTGCGATGAGGTCGTGCTGAATTTCCAGAGGCTTTGGGGCGTTCTTAACATATCCAATGATGATTTTATCAGGACTACGGAACCCAGGCATGAAAAAGTGGTCCAGGAAATATTCAAGCGTCTCATGGCCAACGGTGATATATACAAGGGAGAGTACGAGGGATGGTACTGTGTCCCATGCGAAACATACGTCCCAGAAGCCCAGATGGGAGAAGGCAACACATGTCCCGACTGTCACCGGCCGCTTACAAAGATGACCGAAGAGACATATTTCTTTAAACTTTCGAAGTATGCGGAGCCACTGCTCAAATACTATGAAGAGAACCCCGAAGCAATAATGCCCAGGTCAAGGTACAACGAGATAATCAGTTTTATTAAGAGCGGTCTTCGTGACCAGTCTGTCTCGCGTACGACCCTTGACTGGGGGATCCCGCTTCCGGGAGATGAAAAGCATGTAATTTATGTATGGTTCGATGCCCTCATCAACTATCTCTCGGCCCTCAACTTCCCTGAAGAGGGAGGTCTGTGGCAGACATACTGGCCTGCGGTGCGCCACCTTGTCGGAAAAGACATAATAAGGTTCCACTGTGTCATATGGCCGGCCATGCTCCTTGCACTCGGTGTAAACCCGCCTGTCAGGGTCTTTGCGCACGGATGGTGGACTGTTGAAGGCGAAAAGATGTCAAAATCCGTCGGCAATGTTGTAGATCCCTTTGAAATGGCCGATCTTTACGGTGTGGACGCGTTCCGTTATTTCGTGCTTCGCGAAGTTCCTTTCGGAAACGACGGAGATTTCTCTGAAAATGCCATGGTACACAGGATAAATTCAGACCTGGCAAACGATCTTGGAAACCTTCTCAGCAGAAGCCTGCAGATGATAGAGAAATTTCGCGGAGGGGAACTCCCGAAAAACTTTAAGAGCGAGGATATCGATAAAGAGATAGAGTATCTTGCAAACAAAACAGTCAAGGACATGGAGACCTTCATGGATCGTTTTGCTTTCGACGAAGCCCTGAAAGCTCTCTGGGCATTTATCAGCCGTTCCAACAAATACATTGATGAGACACAGCCATGGAAGCTTGGCAAAGATGGTGAGATCGAAAGGCTTGACGCCGTCCTCAGGACACTTTGGGAATCACTGCGGCTTTCCGCAGTACTTGCAGCCCCCTTTATGCCTGAGACGTCCGCCCGTATCTGGGAACAGCTTGGCCTGACAGAAAGTCCGCTTGACAGAGGACGTGCTTCATGGTCATGGTGTGGCACAGAGAGTCCTGTGACCGTGAAGAAAGGATCCATACTCTTCCCGCGCATCGACATAGATAAATGGAAAATAGAAAAAGAGGCACGTGATCTTGAAAAGAGGGCGGCTGCTGACCCCACAGCATTTTATAATTTCGATGACCACGAAGCCGAGATCGGAATAGAAGATTTCAGCAAACTGGAGTTCAGGGTAGCGTTGGTCGAAAAGGTTGACGTAGTTCCCAAGGCTGACAAGCTTTACATCCTGAGCCTTGACCTTGGTTATGAAAAACGCACGATAGTCTCAAGCATAAGGGAGTTCTTCAAGCCCGAAGAGCTTGAAGGCAAAAAGATAGTGGTGCTGTGCAACCTGAAACCGGCTAAATTCCGCGGAGTTCCCAGCAACGGGATGCTTCTCGCAGCAGAAAGCCCTGATACCAGAAAGGAATCTCTCACGCTTCTGACGGTCATGGATGATTCCATACCGATAGGGAGCAGAGTCCACTAA
- the smc gene encoding chromosome segregation protein SMC, with protein sequence MYISRLQLKGFKSFGGSHDLILSSGFTAIVGPNGSGKSNILDALRWSLGDSHAGRLRISRQSDLLFQGSISLPAAKEAEVLLQLREDSRACSVKRRVTAPDGNTILFVDNARKTLIELDETKRDWKLEGDRFAFIGQGEVAEVIQQRPLARRMRLESLFGIDVYRKRRMDASDRLVTVKEEYEQLRNVMAELQARREEIAPEVRRASELREILDKIEEERKLLYWLRRHRSELMIAEIDESLEEFKNEQSVVLGWSDLWKKALEQLEKDLVLLSREKQQQTWELEQSKKSYDGLIKSGYASASNLKASKERLDQAAEERRKAKEHMEVLMEEQKKTQEENKKAREELEAGQKALEKIEKKWQEYNLRLKEEKEQREAWNNEKGRLEAELQQIKAKLSFLGKDLLEIRNKKECAPDPAKNIDAEIKKLGKERDRLLKEQDEIVSLHGDLYAKVQTLAAELQRARREASNSRSKLNEVTEAMQADLYPRPVQYLLSAARLNRLDASPHAVVDVFTCDPIYSTALEAYLGGRQFQLLVEDLEEAGRCIDKLKVNAIGRATFLPLERCRPRYPDKQFRLPKAGITGWAIDLLKVDDHWLPAIQQIMGDLLIVESYAVGQELVRSGFKGPVATLEGDVFQPGGTVSGGRSQKSGKTIEMKAQIVKLEHDAASFTSTAEHLAKEFKDAEAQELRVSEEKEEYTRRIRDFDGRIAILEDEKASCSKEQKRIESERGRILEAIAEAGRQWNSVLSSLSDLEKKWDSPSKLEDDHLIIEERERLRSEAAVMAERLSSRFALMERVSNEIRSEERKIWSLDEEMSELDQRCVRERACLARVGKSCLDIFERRKVLTEEIEKHVSGFSKLESKRDLIRKKTVTADMRSRSALERVSTFEIKRGETERELEELVNTWEDQYPYPGGSALPEDEDIEDLRKNIRDGDRKIKAFGEVDMGVLSEDRNLRDRLAFMGEHLDDVRASAAELERLISDADRQAYKVFSDALQEVDNRFCSLFQRLFGGGEAHLEMIEGETIWDTGVDVVARPPGKHPQSINQLSGGEQSLAAISLLFASMEVAGCPLAVLDEVDAALDEVNLRRFSELAKEYAKNRQVLAMTHRRVTMERADVLYGVTLSEPGLSQVIGVRLEDWA encoded by the coding sequence TTGTACATAAGTCGTCTTCAGCTTAAGGGATTTAAGAGTTTCGGCGGATCCCACGACCTTATACTCTCATCGGGATTCACTGCAATAGTAGGGCCAAACGGAAGCGGAAAGAGCAACATACTTGACGCGCTCAGATGGTCATTGGGTGACAGCCATGCTGGCCGGCTCCGCATATCGAGGCAGAGCGACCTCCTTTTTCAGGGATCTATAAGCCTTCCTGCAGCAAAAGAAGCTGAGGTGCTTCTGCAGCTAAGGGAAGATTCAAGGGCCTGCTCAGTAAAAAGAAGAGTTACCGCTCCTGACGGCAACACGATACTTTTTGTTGACAATGCCAGAAAAACACTGATCGAGCTGGATGAGACGAAAAGGGACTGGAAGCTTGAGGGAGACAGATTCGCCTTCATCGGCCAGGGAGAAGTTGCTGAGGTCATTCAGCAGAGACCTCTGGCAAGAAGGATGCGCCTTGAATCCCTGTTCGGTATAGATGTCTACAGGAAGAGGCGCATGGACGCTTCTGACAGGCTTGTTACAGTAAAAGAAGAATATGAGCAGCTGAGGAACGTTATGGCCGAACTCCAGGCACGCCGTGAAGAAATTGCCCCGGAGGTCCGGAGAGCGTCAGAGCTCAGGGAGATACTTGATAAGATCGAAGAGGAGAGAAAACTTTTATACTGGCTCAGAAGGCACAGGTCTGAGCTTATGATCGCAGAGATAGATGAAAGCCTGGAAGAATTTAAAAATGAACAGTCAGTGGTGTTGGGCTGGTCTGATCTATGGAAAAAAGCACTGGAACAGCTCGAAAAAGACCTTGTTTTGCTTTCCAGGGAAAAGCAGCAGCAGACCTGGGAGCTGGAACAGAGCAAAAAGAGTTACGACGGGCTGATAAAATCCGGATATGCCTCAGCATCAAACCTCAAGGCTTCAAAAGAGAGGCTTGACCAGGCAGCGGAGGAACGAAGAAAAGCAAAAGAGCACATGGAAGTTCTCATGGAAGAGCAGAAAAAGACACAGGAAGAGAATAAAAAAGCAAGAGAAGAACTTGAAGCAGGACAAAAGGCACTTGAGAAAATAGAGAAAAAATGGCAGGAATACAACCTCCGCCTCAAAGAGGAAAAAGAGCAGAGGGAAGCCTGGAACAATGAAAAGGGCCGTCTTGAGGCCGAACTGCAGCAGATAAAAGCGAAACTTTCATTCCTTGGCAAAGACCTGCTCGAGATCAGGAATAAAAAAGAATGCGCACCCGACCCCGCCAAAAATATAGATGCAGAGATAAAGAAGCTGGGAAAAGAAAGAGACAGGCTGTTAAAAGAGCAGGATGAGATAGTCTCCCTTCACGGTGATCTCTACGCCAAAGTCCAGACCCTTGCGGCTGAACTGCAGCGCGCCAGGAGGGAAGCCTCCAACTCGAGGTCAAAGCTCAACGAGGTGACGGAGGCTATGCAGGCTGATCTTTACCCCCGTCCTGTCCAATACCTTCTCTCAGCGGCCAGGCTGAACAGGCTTGACGCCTCGCCTCATGCCGTAGTTGATGTCTTCACCTGTGATCCGATCTATTCAACAGCACTTGAGGCCTATCTTGGAGGCCGGCAGTTCCAGCTTCTGGTTGAAGACCTCGAAGAAGCCGGCCGATGCATAGACAAACTGAAAGTCAATGCAATAGGGAGAGCGACATTCCTTCCACTTGAAAGATGCCGCCCCAGGTATCCCGACAAGCAGTTCAGGCTGCCCAAAGCAGGAATCACCGGATGGGCAATAGATCTGCTTAAAGTAGATGACCACTGGCTTCCGGCGATCCAGCAGATAATGGGTGACCTTCTCATAGTTGAATCCTACGCAGTCGGACAGGAACTCGTCAGGTCAGGCTTCAAGGGACCCGTTGCCACGCTTGAAGGCGATGTCTTCCAGCCGGGAGGAACTGTATCGGGAGGAAGATCGCAAAAATCAGGGAAGACCATAGAGATGAAAGCCCAGATAGTGAAGCTCGAGCATGATGCTGCAAGCTTCACATCAACTGCGGAACATCTGGCGAAAGAGTTCAAGGATGCGGAAGCACAGGAGCTCAGAGTCTCCGAAGAGAAGGAAGAATACACCAGGAGAATAAGGGATTTTGACGGAAGGATCGCCATCCTGGAAGATGAAAAAGCCTCTTGCTCAAAAGAGCAGAAGAGGATAGAGAGCGAACGGGGAAGGATACTGGAAGCAATTGCAGAGGCAGGCAGACAGTGGAACTCCGTGCTTTCATCCCTGTCAGACCTTGAAAAAAAATGGGACAGCCCGTCAAAACTTGAAGATGATCATCTGATCATAGAGGAGAGAGAGAGGCTTCGCTCAGAAGCTGCCGTTATGGCAGAGAGGCTTAGCTCCAGGTTCGCACTGATGGAAAGAGTCAGCAATGAAATCAGGTCCGAAGAGCGCAAGATATGGAGCCTGGATGAAGAGATGTCAGAGCTCGATCAGAGGTGTGTGCGCGAGAGGGCCTGCCTTGCAAGGGTAGGTAAAAGCTGTCTTGACATTTTTGAAAGACGGAAGGTGCTCACGGAAGAGATAGAAAAGCACGTAAGCGGTTTTTCAAAGCTGGAATCGAAACGTGACCTTATCAGAAAAAAAACGGTCACTGCCGACATGCGTTCAAGATCTGCCCTCGAAAGAGTTTCCACTTTTGAAATCAAGAGGGGAGAAACGGAGAGGGAGCTTGAGGAGCTGGTAAACACCTGGGAAGATCAGTACCCCTATCCGGGAGGATCGGCATTGCCTGAGGATGAGGATATTGAAGACCTCAGAAAGAACATACGCGACGGAGACAGGAAGATCAAAGCCTTCGGCGAAGTTGACATGGGAGTTTTATCAGAGGACAGAAACCTCAGGGACAGGCTTGCCTTCATGGGCGAGCACCTTGATGACGTAAGGGCCAGCGCAGCGGAGCTTGAAAGACTCATTTCAGATGCGGACAGGCAGGCATATAAGGTATTCTCTGATGCTCTTCAGGAAGTGGACAACAGGTTCTGCTCCCTCTTCCAGAGGCTGTTCGGAGGTGGAGAGGCCCACCTTGAGATGATAGAGGGAGAGACGATATGGGATACCGGTGTCGATGTAGTTGCAAGGCCTCCCGGAAAACATCCCCAGAGCATAAACCAGCTCTCGGGAGGGGAACAGTCCCTTGCAGCCATATCGCTTCTTTTTGCATCGATGGAAGTCGCCGGCTGTCCTCTTGCAGTGCTGGATGAGGTAGATGCCGCGCTTGACGAGGTCAACCTCAGAAGGTTCTCCGAGCTTGCCAAAGAATATGCAAAGAACAGGCAGGTACTAGCCATGACACACAGGCGAGTGACCATGGAAAGGGCAGATGTCCTTTACGGAGTCACCCTCTCCGAACCGGGGCTTTCCCAGGTCATAGGAGTAAGGCTGGAGGACTGGGCCTGA
- a CDS encoding methyltransferase, whose product MKEGREDLLRGELKIKQPPENEGPRVNLDTILLAHFTRPKKGERILEIGCAHGAISLILAKRGHTVEGVDIQSHLIEMAAENAVENGLEDKVKFYTGDIRDHRTIWEAQSFDRVAVNPPYFEKKSGSVSPSTALATALNGLDCTLEGLIQACRYLLKNKGYLDIVIHAGRAGELIALLDKYNIAPKRFRSVHPKPGAEASVVLIEAVRASKHGLRIETPLFVLDEEGKETPQLLEAYTTGGE is encoded by the coding sequence ATGAAAGAAGGCCGCGAAGATCTGCTCAGGGGCGAACTTAAGATAAAGCAGCCTCCCGAGAACGAGGGACCCAGGGTCAACCTTGACACGATACTTCTTGCTCATTTCACAAGGCCCAAAAAGGGTGAGAGGATACTTGAGATCGGTTGTGCACACGGAGCGATCTCCCTTATTCTTGCTAAACGCGGTCATACTGTTGAAGGCGTTGACATCCAGTCTCACCTTATAGAGATGGCAGCAGAAAATGCTGTGGAAAACGGCCTGGAAGATAAAGTAAAATTTTACACCGGAGATATAAGGGATCACAGGACGATATGGGAAGCACAGAGCTTTGACAGAGTGGCAGTAAACCCGCCTTACTTTGAGAAAAAAAGCGGCAGTGTAAGTCCTTCAACGGCTCTTGCCACAGCGCTGAACGGTTTGGATTGCACGCTTGAGGGACTTATACAGGCATGCCGTTATCTTTTGAAAAACAAGGGATACCTTGATATCGTAATACATGCGGGAAGAGCCGGCGAACTTATAGCTTTGCTGGACAAATACAACATAGCGCCCAAAAGGTTCAGGTCAGTTCATCCAAAACCCGGTGCAGAAGCATCGGTGGTCCTTATAGAAGCAGTGAGGGCCTCAAAGCATGGACTCAGGATCGAGACTCCCTTATTCGTCCTTGACGAAGAGGGGAAAGAGACCCCGCAGCTGCTGGAAGCCTACACAACGGGAGGAGAGTAA